Proteins encoded together in one Strigops habroptila isolate Jane unplaced genomic scaffold, bStrHab1.2.pri NW_022045636.1_ctg1, whole genome shotgun sequence window:
- the INTS5 gene encoding integrator complex subunit 5 codes for MYLTAVCPPPVPPSAQELAQEVKAFLSGVDPAHGTKLSPQEHARCALLLLRSLPPARHAALQHLRGLFDEQVCAHLLARDNPGAPGAGNAALEEVVQEVQRVLAEFVRANPKAWAPVVSAWSIELMGQLSSKYAGRHGVPHAASLNELLQLWMSCKATRTLMDIYTQCLSAMIGGCPDACVDALLDTSVQHSPHFDWVVAHIGSSFPNTIISRVLSCGLKDFCAHGAAPGDLLFPGAGADKRVPKIASVVGILGHLASRHSGSIKQELLRMFHESLGPARDQHQKATVPFLLQLAVMSPALLGTVSAELVDSLKPPVLNQLHQHFAALPRDELDNMVSIVVHLICQTSAGAHRILHFLVNTAMPASVITAPGPPLHDGVREACDRVVQLLLLNLQKLVYNRGSPNAAEAPLPRPVPFLDALRPHVRELCVETLRLERKRFLWQHQLLALLAVYSAPHCATDALFHLLTLARAPDELALATQLYAVLSSCLTDLLPATVKTCVCQIHAGRLPDAQVAQLFRNLASVVQGDTGDGGPAMGTQLGAVLARHLHDLGQLLLHRDGDVAEAACLLLSVLPLPRAPAPAQLLGTVRAASHQFFLVLRRQNAANLGCSSRLLARLSAVSPAAAKAVLQQLVEGALRRGNAELFGACPEKTNPPEENGAGGAGVSLLDTNRRFTAAVNFSGGVWSVFHAGVIGRGLKAPPGRGERPPEELANNIQTFLSLLLRCSRGARPGESSGGIHPEAAKAVAAALVENVCPEAAGAELTWPPEEQARGTVERDLRICRRFRDHPLLFPLLRLVAAGRPALCYCSVLLRGLLASLMAHWEACRDNGTAGSPWHLQASCALVAAMAEGSLLPPVLGNMHELFPHLAPFEVHLLLLSLWEYLRENSPLPQKFTFQPERGLFRRDFSRDGDVGKHLAVLHSVLHKNIHRLGLLAGRFCP; via the coding sequence atgtATCTCACCGCTGTATGtcccccccccgtgccccccagCGCTCAGGAGCTGGCGCAGGAGGTGAAGGCTTTCCTGAGCGGGGTGGACCCCGCGCACGGCACGAAGCTGTCGCCGCAGGAGCACGCCCGCTgcgcgctgctgctgctgcggagCCTGCCCCCCGCGCGCCACGCCGCCCTCCAGCACCTCCGCGGCCTCTTCGACGAGCAGGTCTGCGCCCACCTCCTGGCTCGGGATAATCCCGGCGCTCCCGGCGCCGGGAACGCCGCTTTGGAAGAGGTGGTGCAAGAAGTACAGCGCGTCTTGGCCGAGTTCGTCAGAGCCAACCCCAAAGCTTGGGCGCCCGTCGTGTCCGCTTGGTCCATCGAGCTTATGGGGCAGCTGAGCAGTAAGTACGCCGGGAGGCACGGGGTGCCCCACGCCGCCAGCCTCAAcgagctgctgcagctctggatGTCCTGCAAAGCCACCCGCACCCTCATGGACATCTACACCCAGTGCCTCTCGGCCATGATCGGCGGCTGCCCCGACGCCTGCGTGGACGCGCTGCTCGACACGTCGGTGCAGCACTCGCCCCACTTCGACTGGGTCGTGGCTCACATCGGCTCCTCCTTCCCCAACACCATCATCAGCCGCGTCCTCTCCTGCGGCCTCAAGGATTTCTGCGCCCACGGAGCGGCTCCCGGGGACCTGCTGTTCCCCGGCGCCGGCGCCGACAAGCGGGTGCCCAAAATCGCCTCCGTGGTGGGTATCTTGGGCCATTTGGCTTCGCGCCACTCGGGCAGCAtcaagcaggagctgctgcgCATGTTCCACGAGAGCTTGGGCCCCGCTCGGGACCAGCACCAAAAAGCCACCGTCCCTTTCCTGCTCCAACTCGCCGTCATGTCCCCGGCGCTGCTCGGCACCGTCTCGGCCGAGCTGGTGGATTCCCTCAAACCGCCCGTTCTCAACCAGCTCCACCAACACTTCGCGGCGCTTCCCCGCGACGAGCTGGACAACATGGTGAGCATCGTGGTGCACCTCATCTGCCAGACGTCCGCCGGCGCCCACCGCATCCTGCACTTCCTGGTGAACACGGCCATGCCGGCCTCCGTCATCAcggcgccggggccgccgctgCACGACGGCGTGCGCGAAGCCTGCGACCGCGTcgtccagctcctgctcctcaaCCTGCAGAAGCTGGTTTATAACCGGGGCAGCCCCAACGCGGCCGAGGCGCCGCTGCCGCGCCCGGTGCCCTTCTTGGACGCGTTGCGGCCGCACGTGCGGGAGCTGTGCGTGGAGACGCTGCGCTTGGAGCGGAAGCGTTTCCTctggcagcaccagctcctggcGCTCTTGGCCGTGTACTCGGCGCCGCACTGCGCCACGGACGCCCTCTTCCACCTGCTGACGCTGGCGCGCGCGCCGGACGAGCTGGCTTTGGCCACGCAGCTCTACGCCgtgctcagctcctgcctcaCCGACCTGCTGCCGGCCACCGTCAAGACCTGCGTGTGCCAAATCCACGCCGGGCGCCTGCCGGACGCGCAGGTGGCTCAGCTCTTCCGCAACTTGGCCTCGGTGGTGCAGGGGGACACCGGGGACGGGGGCCCGGCCATGGGGACGCAGCTCGGCGCCGTCCTGGCGCGGCACCTCCACGACCTGGGGCAGCTCTTGCTGCACCGCGACGGCGACGTGGCCGAGGCCGCGTGTCTGCTGCTGTCGGTGCTGCCGCTGCCGCGCGCCCCGGCGCCGGCGCAGCTGCTGGGCACCGTGCGAGCCGCTTCGCACCAGTTCTTCTTGGTTCTGCGGCGCCAAAACGCCGCCAacctgggctgcagctcccGCTTGCTGGCCCGCCTCAGCGCCGTGTCGCCGGCGGCCGCCAAGGCCGTGCTGCAGCAGTTGGTGGAGGGAGCGTTGCGGCGCGGCAACGCCGAGCTCTTCGGTGCGTGCCCGGAGAAAACCAACCCGCCGGAGGAGAACGGCGCCGGCGGCGCCGGCGTCTCCTTGCTGGACACCAACCGGCGCTTCACGGCCGCCGTCAACTTCTCCGGCGGCGTGTGGTCCGTGTTCCACGCCGGCGTCATCGGCCGCGGGCTGAAGGCGCCGCCGGGGCGCGGCGAGCGCCCGCCCGAGGAGTTGGCCAACAACATCCAAACCTTCCTGAGCCTCCTCCTGCGCTGCAGCCGCGGCGCCCGCCCGGGGGAAAGCTCCGGCGGGATCCACCCCGAAGCCGCCAAAGCCGTGGCGGCCGCGCTGGTGGAGAACGTGTGCCCGGAGGCGGCGGGCGCGGAGCTGACGTGGCCGCCCGAGGAACAAGCCCGCGGGACGGTGGAACGAGACCTGCGCATCTGCCGCCGCTTCCGGGATCACCCGTTGCTCTTCCCCTTGCTGCGGCTGGTGGCGGCGGGGCGGCCGGCGCTGTGCTACTGCTCCGTGCTGCTCCGCGGGCTCCTGGCCAGCCTCATGGCGCACTGGGAAGCGTGTCGGGATAACGGGACCGCGGGCTCGCCCTGGCACCTGCAGGCTTCGTGCGCGCTGGTGGCCGCCATGGCCGAGGGGTCGCTGCTGCCGCCCGTGCTGGGCAACATGCACGAGCTCTTCCCGCACCTCGCGCCCTTCGAGgtgcatctcctgctgctcagccttTGGGAATACCTGCGGGAGAACAGCCCCCTCCCGCAGAAATTCACCTTCCAGCCCGAGCGCGGGCTCTTCCGACGGGATTTCTCCCGGGATGGGGATGTCGGGAAGCACTTGGCCGTGCTGCACAGCGTCCTGCACAAGAACATCCACCGCTTGGGGCTCCTGGCCGGGCGGTTCTGCCCCTAA